In Geminocystis sp. NIES-3709, a single genomic region encodes these proteins:
- a CDS encoding DUF4114 domain-containing protein, producing MALSYVDPSYIKPILFDFWLTQDTDYTNPDGNGEWDTTSPEFTPSEYSGGLYGGLTDSVTQNFDTANAVYIPTGLTSAPITIDNSNGLETLAETATLSISYAVGQTITKTSSEAFTAGVSASFSVKENEILAEETESVTFSLSATYSLAQSDTTSTVTTTTTSLAVPVNVPSGKIYQVVLVGETAKATIPYTFIVTLEGNTNAFIPESDVDFGSEPIELYPDGNNNEVLPLSVPIVDVWETAYLGATQDWMYGNNQTYFPNLDVSQWAFNDSGATDAWGPDVQAAIINQTGTWEVQSATPFSSKIYEVDQFGNIINGASSLRVADSGDSQQASAVLAETEEDPGIGKYAELPEDVTEYTGTVYDDFVYGTAQDDRIAVLGGGDIVYGKAGDDYIEAIEPNDTTGIKDALYGEEGDDTLVLTAQSLFNQVDGGSGDDTFIINAPRTILRGGEDNDTFKLNYQNSTGSIVIDDAGSNKLILQDESDQPIANTELKFVRFNDDLIIEGDEETGFNTDTDIFWQNFFQGEGNEVNGLDQTALESLTEVTPPTPLALSFANSLNEVFDPEALYNVGNTALAYFRETETGEEGTLLYNTASDTKGSVEETALEETDALFHNLIGLYKVENGRGAVRDTLDLDGDGSVTDVLLPGDAGYARTALNNIADNFILQLGADGDSSKNTTASEFGDVIIEDNEVYAPFVIANGGRFIPAGGTLEDGITAFLLENPNNQGATAENFMTHAVAYFSFGNANPDASEHLKNLGNNTFGFEDLPGNLAISDNDFNDAVFNFTFSA from the coding sequence ATGGCATTAAGTTATGTTGATCCCTCTTATATTAAGCCCATTCTTTTCGACTTTTGGCTGACGCAGGACACAGATTATACAAATCCTGATGGTAATGGAGAATGGGATACCACTAGCCCCGAATTTACTCCTTCCGAATATTCGGGAGGTTTATATGGTGGGTTAACTGATAGCGTTACTCAAAACTTTGACACAGCTAATGCTGTATATATTCCCACTGGTTTAACAAGTGCACCAATTACAATCGATAATTCTAATGGTTTGGAAACTCTAGCCGAAACGGCAACTTTGAGTATTTCCTATGCTGTAGGTCAAACTATTACAAAAACCAGTAGCGAAGCCTTTACTGCGGGAGTTTCCGCTTCTTTCTCCGTGAAAGAAAATGAGATTTTAGCAGAAGAAACAGAGAGTGTGACATTTAGTCTTTCTGCTACCTACTCTCTGGCTCAATCTGATACAACTTCGACCGTAACCACCACTACTACATCATTAGCAGTACCAGTGAATGTACCTTCGGGTAAAATATATCAAGTAGTTCTAGTTGGTGAAACTGCCAAAGCAACCATACCCTATACTTTCATTGTTACTCTTGAGGGAAATACTAATGCTTTTATACCCGAGAGTGATGTAGATTTTGGTTCAGAACCTATTGAATTATATCCTGATGGTAACAACAATGAGGTATTACCGCTTTCTGTCCCTATAGTTGATGTTTGGGAAACGGCATATTTAGGGGCGACTCAAGATTGGATGTATGGTAACAACCAAACCTATTTTCCAAATCTGGATGTCAGTCAATGGGCATTTAATGACAGTGGCGCTACCGATGCTTGGGGACCCGATGTTCAAGCCGCCATTATCAATCAAACAGGTACTTGGGAAGTACAAAGTGCGACTCCTTTTTCTTCCAAAATTTATGAAGTTGATCAATTTGGCAATATTATCAACGGTGCATCATCTTTACGGGTTGCTGACAGTGGAGATTCACAACAAGCTTCTGCGGTATTAGCAGAAACAGAAGAAGATCCGGGTATCGGAAAATATGCTGAACTTCCCGAAGATGTCACAGAATATACTGGCACGGTTTATGACGACTTCGTCTATGGCACGGCACAAGACGATCGAATTGCTGTTTTGGGCGGTGGTGATATTGTCTATGGCAAAGCAGGAGACGACTACATTGAAGCGATCGAACCTAACGATACCACAGGAATTAAAGATGCTCTCTATGGAGAGGAAGGCGATGATACATTAGTTCTGACTGCTCAAAGTCTTTTTAATCAAGTGGATGGTGGTAGCGGAGATGATACCTTCATTATCAATGCACCCCGTACGATATTACGGGGAGGAGAAGATAACGACACTTTCAAGTTAAATTATCAAAACTCCACAGGTTCGATCGTCATAGATGATGCTGGTAGTAATAAACTAATTTTACAAGATGAAAGTGATCAACCCATTGCTAATACAGAGTTAAAATTTGTCCGATTCAACGATGATCTCATTATCGAGGGAGATGAAGAAACGGGTTTTAACACCGACACAGATATTTTCTGGCAAAATTTCTTCCAAGGGGAAGGCAATGAAGTTAATGGTTTAGATCAAACCGCCCTTGAATCTCTTACGGAAGTAACTCCTCCTACTCCCCTTGCGTTATCCTTTGCTAACAGTCTTAATGAGGTATTCGATCCTGAAGCTCTTTATAATGTAGGAAATACCGCCCTTGCCTATTTCAGAGAAACAGAGACAGGGGAAGAAGGTACTCTCCTTTATAATACTGCTTCCGATACTAAAGGTAGTGTAGAAGAAACGGCATTAGAGGAAACAGATGCACTATTTCATAACTTGATTGGACTTTACAAAGTCGAAAATGGTAGGGGGGCAGTGCGTGATACTTTGGATCTCGATGGGGATGGTTCAGTTACGGATGTACTATTACCCGGTGATGCAGGTTATGCCAGAACAGCCCTTAACAATATTGCTGATAATTTCATTTTACAACTAGGTGCTGATGGAGACAGTAGCAAAAACACCACGGCATCAGAATTTGGAGATGTTATTATCGAAGATAATGAAGTATATGCTCCCTTTGTTATTGCCAATGGTGGAAGATTTATTCCTGCGGGAGGCACTCTCGAAGATGGTATTACTGCATTTTTGCTAGAAAATCCCAACAATCAAGGCGCAACAGCAGAAAACTTTATGACTCATGCTGTAGCTTATTTTAGCTTTGGTAATGCTAATCCTGATGCTTCGGAACATCTAAAAAATTTAGGTAATAATACCTTTGGTTTTGAAGATTTACCCGGTAATTTAGCTATCAGCGACAATGACTTTAATGACGCTGTTTTCAACTTTACTTTTTCAGCCTAA
- a CDS encoding glycosyltransferase family 39 protein, with protein sequence MTYNLARVLLFQQEKSLFLTEVSLESQAIFPVGSDILHHSFLRFYTDYGIGIFSFIAYLIISFGTYSLARRYASQEHSLIATLVIASLPELVLQSTSTKNDILTASVALFCFILAYRLLTNINVEDLVLLPISLSFGISCKTIFIAFTLPFVIIFSYLLIKEYSWQYLLKTIIKYKDFFLVSILPIFVFLPLFTFYHNYNHFGSWNGSEEFADLHKQTDGIKGTLGNLVRYIFQSIDSLEPLELTSKYVTEKILDHEAYTITDYLMKFYNNTFHLIFGHSGIMKSPLFPLISNNDGIPFFILRAMTEDISWFGILGFILVIPCIIYGVFQRDLFLKAVSINLISYSLILCNQLAWQPWANRFFSLFFGTSGVLIAYLFTNIKLNKFLGKLITLISIFTLIYVATFNNPKPLLKEPFEVTNLTDFNPLHWTKSIREKSIWSKTNLGKNRTFYFDIHGFPPVNILSKYIVDNSKVALITTHDTWIYQYLFYNPNFKIIPFSYKDINLVDKINNIYNIDYIFCLDVDNNCQNLGNNNEVLWRSEKGKKGVIFQFLGIVGQKN encoded by the coding sequence ATGACTTATAATTTAGCTAGGGTATTGCTATTTCAACAAGAAAAATCATTATTTTTAACGGAAGTATCTTTAGAAAGTCAAGCTATTTTTCCTGTAGGCTCAGATATATTGCACCACTCTTTTTTGAGATTTTATACTGACTACGGTATCGGTATTTTCAGTTTCATTGCTTATTTAATCATATCTTTTGGTACTTATAGTTTAGCTCGTCGATATGCTTCTCAAGAACATTCTCTTATCGCAACTTTAGTGATTGCTAGTTTACCTGAATTAGTTTTACAATCAACCTCTACAAAAAATGATATTTTAACGGCTTCTGTGGCATTATTTTGTTTTATTTTAGCTTATAGATTATTAACAAATATTAATGTAGAAGATCTAGTTTTATTACCCATTAGTTTATCTTTTGGCATTTCTTGTAAAACCATTTTTATTGCTTTTACTTTGCCATTTGTTATTATTTTTTCATACCTTCTTATTAAAGAATATTCATGGCAATATTTGCTAAAAACTATTATCAAGTATAAAGACTTTTTTTTAGTCAGTATTTTACCTATTTTCGTGTTTTTACCATTATTTACTTTTTATCATAATTATAATCATTTTGGTTCTTGGAATGGTTCTGAAGAATTTGCAGATTTACATAAACAAACTGATGGTATAAAAGGAACTTTAGGTAATTTAGTGAGATATATTTTTCAAAGTATCGATTCTTTAGAACCCTTAGAATTAACCTCTAAATATGTTACTGAAAAAATATTAGATCACGAAGCATATACTATCACAGATTATTTAATGAAATTTTATAATAATACTTTTCATCTGATATTTGGACATAGTGGAATTATGAAATCTCCTTTATTTCCTCTGATTAGTAATAATGATGGTATTCCTTTTTTTATTTTAAGGGCAATGACGGAGGATATTAGTTGGTTTGGAATTTTAGGATTTATCTTAGTTATTCCTTGTATAATTTATGGAGTTTTTCAAAGAGATTTATTTTTAAAAGCCGTTAGTATAAATTTAATTAGTTATAGTTTAATTTTATGTAATCAATTAGCCTGGCAACCTTGGGCTAATCGTTTTTTTTCCCTATTTTTTGGTACTTCAGGAGTTTTAATAGCATATTTATTTACTAATATTAAATTAAATAAGTTTCTAGGAAAATTAATAACTCTAATTTCAATATTTACTTTAATATATGTGGCTACTTTTAATAATCCTAAACCGCTTTTAAAAGAGCCATTTGAAGTAACCAATCTAACAGATTTTAATCCTCTCCATTGGACAAAATCTATTAGAGAAAAAAGTATTTGGAGTAAAACTAATCTGGGAAAAAATAGAACTTTTTATTTTGATATTCATGGTTTTCCCCCTGTTAATATTCTCAGTAAATATATCGTTGATAATTCTAAGGTAGCATTAATTACTACTCATGATACATGGATTTATCAATATCTTTTTTATAATCCTAATTTTAAAATAATTCCCTTTTCTTATAAAGATATTAATCTTGTGGATAAAATTAATAATATTTATAATATTGATTATATATTTTGTTTGGATGTAGATAATAATTGCCAAAATTTAGGTAATAATAATGAAGTATTATGGCGTTCTGAAAAAGGGAAAAAAGGTGTTATATTTCAATTTTTGGGAATTGTTGGACAGAAGAATTGA
- the psbM gene encoding photosystem II reaction center protein PsbM, protein MQVNDLGFVATLLFVLVPTVFLLILYIQTGKNEA, encoded by the coding sequence ATGCAAGTTAATGATTTAGGTTTTGTTGCCACTCTTTTATTTGTGCTTGTTCCTACGGTTTTTCTCTTGATTTTATATATTCAAACAGGAAAAAACGAGGCTTAA
- a CDS encoding DUF3750 domain-containing protein, with product MVLNVDLRGAKIPFIGYIAVHYWFVIIDDKQERWEIWQSQNLVSSSWGHLHKNLMGVTRGVGNGDSWLEKQWQGEEAQKLIRIIRSSPFNYPYNYLYRYYPGPNSNTYVQWILDEGKINYPLSWRGWGKYYDRRRQKQRKLREKN from the coding sequence ATGGTTTTAAATGTTGATTTACGAGGGGCAAAAATTCCTTTTATTGGTTATATTGCTGTTCATTATTGGTTTGTAATTATTGATGATAAACAAGAAAGATGGGAAATTTGGCAAAGTCAAAATTTAGTAAGTAGTAGTTGGGGACATTTGCACAAAAATTTGATGGGGGTAACTCGTGGAGTGGGTAATGGTGATAGTTGGCTCGAAAAACAATGGCAAGGAGAAGAAGCACAAAAGTTAATCCGAATTATTCGATCGAGTCCTTTTAACTATCCTTATAATTATCTTTATCGTTATTATCCCGGCCCTAATAGTAATACTTATGTTCAATGGATTCTTGATGAGGGGAAAATCAATTATCCTTTATCATGGCGCGGATGGGGGAAATATTATGATCGAAGAAGACAAAAACAGAGAAAATTGAGAGAGAAAAACTAG